A region of Arabidopsis thaliana chromosome 5, partial sequence DNA encodes the following proteins:
- a CDS encoding Mannose-binding lectin superfamily protein (Mannose-binding lectin superfamily protein; CONTAINS InterPro DOMAIN/s: Mannose-binding lectin (InterPro:IPR001229); BEST Arabidopsis thaliana protein match is: Mannose-binding lectin superfamily protein (TAIR:AT5G38540.1); Has 1807 Blast hits to 1807 proteins in 277 species: Archae - 0; Bacteria - 0; Metazoa - 736; Fungi - 347; Plants - 385; Viruses - 0; Other Eukaryotes - 339 (source: NCBI BLink).) codes for MIQKLGAKGIKSDERNQREWDDGSEHDDVTKIYVRGGREGIRSIYFNYVKNGKPKDGSIHGYFDSGFTQTFEINHLRGEYLESVDAYYDKKSYGMQAIQFKTNFRTSELMGYSYECTMFTLAVQGKKIIGFHGSNYVHILSLGAYFISIAPTRLEVKGSKGSKKWDDGFDHENVSKIEVLGGFEGILYIKVDYIKNGKLETGLVHGHSGGDGFLQKMEINQSKNEYLVYVEGYYDDASETIQGLHFQTNLNNPVMMGYKKGRKFLLASNGNKIIGFHGYADKSLNSLGAYFSTTTPNKLECQGDRKGLPWDDGCNYDGVKKVYVDSISDIDSVRFEYDNGGKVEKTPYRRDVTNEKEFVLDYPNEFITSVEGTLATPTNFDITWILSLTFKTSKGRTSPTFGSSSPGRKFVLEKNGSALVGFHGYIGPGYNIKALGAYYRPIPPTPDVKRLEAQGGDGGASWDDGGTFNSVRKIYIGLGKNVVGFVKFLYYKNARVVIGDDHGNKTLSSDLLEFLLDPFEHIISVEGTYDDTSGGITMLRFETNLQKSPYFGFGTTSNFLLHKDNHQIVGFHGKSSNMLHQLGVHVIPNGFKFI; via the exons ATGATCCAAAAGTTGGGAGCGAAAGGAATCAAGTCAGATGAACGTAATCAGCGGGAGTGGGATGATGGATCTGAACATGATGATGTAACAAAGATATACGTACGAGGTGGTCGTGAAGGAATAAGATCCATTTATTTCAACTATGTGAAGAATGGAAAACCCAAAGATGGATCAATCCATGGTTACTTTGACTCTGGTTTCACACAAACG TTTGAGATTAACCATCTACGAGGTGAATATCTTGAATCTGTTGACGCTTACTACGACAAAAAGTCCTACGGTATGCAAGcaattcaattcaaaactaaCTTCAGGACTTCTGAACTGATGGGGTATAGTTATGAGTGTACTATGTTTACGCTAGCCGTCCAAGGAAAGAAGATCATTGGATTTCATGGATCTaattatgtacatatattaTCTCTTGGAGCTTACTTCATTTCCATTGCTCCTACGAGATTGGAAGTGAAAGGTAGTAAGGGAAGCAAGAAGTGGGACGATGGATTTGACCATGAAAATGTATCAAAGATCGAGGTACTAGGTGGTTTTGAAGGCATACTGTACATCAAAGTTGACTATATCAAGAATGGAAAACTAGAAACTGGATTAGTCCATGGTCACTCTGGTGGTGATGGTTTTTTACAGAAG aTGGAGATTAACCAGTCAAAGAACGAATATCTAGTATATGTTGAAGGTTACTACGATGATGCTTCTGAAACCATTCAAGGGCTTCATTTCCAAACTAACCTCAACAATCCTGTTATGATGGGGTATAAAAAGGGCAGGAAGTTTTTACTTGCATCCAATGGAAATAAGATCATTGGGTTTCATGGATATGCCGACAAAAGCCTAAACTCTCTTGGAGCATATTTCAGTACGACCACTCCTAATAAACTGGAATGCCAAGGTGATCGTAAAGGACTGCCTTGGGATGATGGTTGTAATTATGACGGCGTAAAAAAGGTGTATGTCGATAGTATAAGTGATATAGATAGTGTCAGGTTTGAGTACGATAATGGCGGAAAAGTGGAAAAGACTCCGTACCGGCGTGATGTTACAAATGAGAAGGAG TTTGTGCTTGACTATCCAAATGAGTTTATCACGTCTGTGGAGGGGACCTTAGCAACTCCGACTAATTTTGACATTACGTGGATTCTCTCACTGacattcaaaacatcaaaagggAGAACCTCTCCAACATTTGGATCATCGTCTCCTGGTAGAAAATTTGTGCTGGAGAAGAATGGTAGCGCTCTTGTTGGGTTCCATGGATATATTGGTCCTGGTTATAATATTAAAGCTCTTGGAGCATATTATCGCCCGATTCCTCCTACTCCTGATGTGAAAAGACTAGAAGCACAAGGTGGTGATGGAGGAGCTTCTTGGGATGATGGTGGTACTTTCAACAGTGTTAGAAAGATCTACATTGGACTAGGCAAAAACGTTGTAGGCTTTGTCAAGTTTTTGTACTACAAAAACGCTCGTGTTGTCATCGGAGATGATCATGGCAACAAGACCCTTTCATCTGATCTCCTAGAG TTCTTGTTGGATCCGTTTGAACATATCATATCAGTGGAGGGTACTTATGATGATACATCTGGAGGTATAACCATGCTTAGGTTCGAGACCAACTTACAAAAATCTCCATACTTTGGATTTGGTACAACATCAAACTTCTTGCTTCACAAGGATAATCACCAGATCGTTGGATTCCATGGAAAATCCAGTAACATGCTTCATCAACTTGGGGTCCACGTTATACCCAAcggttttaaatttatttaa
- a CDS encoding Mannose-binding lectin superfamily protein, translated as MIQKLGAKGIKSDERNQREWDDGSEHDDVTKIYVRGGREGIRSIYFNYVKNGKPKDGSIHGYFDSGFTQTFEINHLRGEYLESVDAYYDKKSYGMQAIQFKTNFRTSELMGYSYECTMFTLAVQGKKIIGFHGSNYVHILSLGAYFISIAPTRLEVKGSKGSKKWDDGFDHENVSKIEVLGGFEGILYIKVDYIKNGKLETGLVHGHSGGDGFLQKMEINQSKNEYLVYVEGYYDDASETIQGLHFQTNLNNPVMMGYKKGRKFLLASNGNKIIGFHGYADKSLNSLGAYFSTTTPNKLECQGDRKGLPWDDGCNYDGVKKVYVDSISDIDSVRFEYDNGGKVEKTPYRRDVTNEKEFVLDYPNEFITSVEGTLATPTNFDITWILSLTFKTSKGRTSPTFGSSSPGRKFVLEKNGSALVGFHGYIGPGYNIKALGAYYRPIPPTPDVKRLEAQGGDGGASWDDGGTFNSVRKIYIGLGKNVVGFVKFLYYKNARVVIGDDHGNKTLSSDLLEVTDSISII; from the exons ATGATCCAAAAGTTGGGAGCGAAAGGAATCAAGTCAGATGAACGTAATCAGCGGGAGTGGGATGATGGATCTGAACATGATGATGTAACAAAGATATACGTACGAGGTGGTCGTGAAGGAATAAGATCCATTTATTTCAACTATGTGAAGAATGGAAAACCCAAAGATGGATCAATCCATGGTTACTTTGACTCTGGTTTCACACAAACG TTTGAGATTAACCATCTACGAGGTGAATATCTTGAATCTGTTGACGCTTACTACGACAAAAAGTCCTACGGTATGCAAGcaattcaattcaaaactaaCTTCAGGACTTCTGAACTGATGGGGTATAGTTATGAGTGTACTATGTTTACGCTAGCCGTCCAAGGAAAGAAGATCATTGGATTTCATGGATCTaattatgtacatatattaTCTCTTGGAGCTTACTTCATTTCCATTGCTCCTACGAGATTGGAAGTGAAAGGTAGTAAGGGAAGCAAGAAGTGGGACGATGGATTTGACCATGAAAATGTATCAAAGATCGAGGTACTAGGTGGTTTTGAAGGCATACTGTACATCAAAGTTGACTATATCAAGAATGGAAAACTAGAAACTGGATTAGTCCATGGTCACTCTGGTGGTGATGGTTTTTTACAGAAG aTGGAGATTAACCAGTCAAAGAACGAATATCTAGTATATGTTGAAGGTTACTACGATGATGCTTCTGAAACCATTCAAGGGCTTCATTTCCAAACTAACCTCAACAATCCTGTTATGATGGGGTATAAAAAGGGCAGGAAGTTTTTACTTGCATCCAATGGAAATAAGATCATTGGGTTTCATGGATATGCCGACAAAAGCCTAAACTCTCTTGGAGCATATTTCAGTACGACCACTCCTAATAAACTGGAATGCCAAGGTGATCGTAAAGGACTGCCTTGGGATGATGGTTGTAATTATGACGGCGTAAAAAAGGTGTATGTCGATAGTATAAGTGATATAGATAGTGTCAGGTTTGAGTACGATAATGGCGGAAAAGTGGAAAAGACTCCGTACCGGCGTGATGTTACAAATGAGAAGGAG TTTGTGCTTGACTATCCAAATGAGTTTATCACGTCTGTGGAGGGGACCTTAGCAACTCCGACTAATTTTGACATTACGTGGATTCTCTCACTGacattcaaaacatcaaaagggAGAACCTCTCCAACATTTGGATCATCGTCTCCTGGTAGAAAATTTGTGCTGGAGAAGAATGGTAGCGCTCTTGTTGGGTTCCATGGATATATTGGTCCTGGTTATAATATTAAAGCTCTTGGAGCATATTATCGCCCGATTCCTCCTACTCCTGATGTGAAAAGACTAGAAGCACAAGGTGGTGATGGAGGAGCTTCTTGGGATGATGGTGGTACTTTCAACAGTGTTAGAAAGATCTACATTGGACTAGGCAAAAACGTTGTAGGCTTTGTCAAGTTTTTGTACTACAAAAACGCTCGTGTTGTCATCGGAGATGATCATGGCAACAAGACCCTTTCATCTGATCTCCTAGAGGTCACTGATTCAATTTCCATAATTTAA
- the PERK8 gene encoding Protein kinase superfamily protein (Protein kinase superfamily protein; FUNCTIONS IN: structural constituent of cell wall, protein serine/threonine kinase activity, protein kinase activity, kinase activity, ATP binding; INVOLVED IN: protein amino acid phosphorylation; LOCATED IN: plasma membrane; EXPRESSED IN: 23 plant structures; EXPRESSED DURING: 13 growth stages; CONTAINS InterPro DOMAIN/s: Protein kinase, ATP binding site (InterPro:IPR017441), Pistil-specific extensin-like protein (InterPro:IPR003882), Protein kinase, catalytic domain (InterPro:IPR000719), Serine/threonine-protein kinase-like domain (InterPro:IPR017442), Protein kinase-like domain (InterPro:IPR011009), Serine/threonine-protein kinase, active site (InterPro:IPR008271); BEST Arabidopsis thaliana protein match is: Protein kinase superfamily protein (TAIR:AT1G68690.1); Has 1807 Blast hits to 1807 proteins in 277 species: Archae - 0; Bacteria - 0; Metazoa - 736; Fungi - 347; Plants - 385; Viruses - 0; Other Eukaryotes - 339 (source: NCBI BLink).): MSLVPPLPILSPPSSNSSTTAPPPLQTQPTTPSAPPPVTPPPSPPQSPPPVVSSSPPPPVVSSPPPSSSPPPSPPVITSPPPTVASSPPPPVVIASPPPSTPATTPPAPPQTVSPPPPPDASPSPPAPTTTNPPPKPSPSPPGETPSPPGETPSPPKPSPSTPTPTTTTSPPPPPATSASPPSSNPTDPSTLAPPPTPLPVVPREKPIAKPTGPASNNGNNTLPSSSPGKSEVGTGGIVAIGVIVGLVFLSLFVMGVWFTRKRKRKDPGTFVGYTMPPSAYSSPQGSDVVLFNSRSSAPPKMRSHSGSDYMYASSDSGMVSNQRSWFSYDELSQVTSGFSEKNLLGEGGFGCVYKGVLSDGREVAVKQLKIGGSQGEREFKAEVEIISRVHHRHLVTLVGYCISEQHRLLVYDYVPNNTLHYHLHAPGRPVMTWETRVRVAAGAARGIAYLHEDCHPRIIHRDIKSSNILLDNSFEALVADFGLAKIAQELDLNTHVSTRVMGTFGYMAPEYATSGKLSEKADVYSYGVILLELITGRKPVDTSQPLGDESLVEWARPLLGQAIENEEFDELVDPRLGKNFIPGEMFRMVEAAAACVRHSAAKRPKMSQVVRALDTLEEATDITNGMRPGQSQVFDSRQQSAQIRMFQRMAFGSQDYSSDFFDRSQSHSSWGSRDQSRFVP; this comes from the exons ATGAGTTTGGTTCCTCCTTTACCGATTTTATCACCACCGTCGTCAAATTCTTCAACAACTGCACCTCCTCCGTTACAGACTCAGCCCACCACTCCATCTGCTCCACCTCCGGTTACACCACCTCCTTCTCCGCCGCAATCTCCGCCGCCGGttgtatcatcatcaccaccaccaccggttGTTTCGTCACCTCCaccgtcttcttctccaccaccGTCACCTCCTGTCATCACTTCACCTCCTCCCACCGTTGCTTCTTCCCCTCCACCTCCTGTGGTGATTGCTTCCCCTCCTCCCTCAACTCCGGCGACAACACCACCAGCTCCTCCGCAAACTGTCTCACCTCCACCGCCTCCTGATGCTTCTCCATCACCTCCcgcaccaacaacaacaaatcctCCTCCTAAACCTTCTCCTTCACCGCCGGGAGAAACACCTTCACCACCGGGAGAAACACCTTCACCGCCTAAACCTTCTCCGTCAACTCCAACTCCAACAACAACcacatctcctcctcctcctccagctACCTCTGCTTCTCCTCCGTCTTCAAATCCTACTGATCCTTCTACGTTAGCTCCTCCTCCAACTCCATTACCTGTTGTTCCCAGAGAGAAACCAATTGCTAAACCAACTGGACCAGCTTCAAACAATGGAAACAACACTTTGCCGTCTAGTTCACCAGGTAAAAGCGAAGTTGGTACTGGAGGTATTGTAGCTATCGGAGTGATTGTGGGATTGGTTTTTCTTAGCCTTTTTGTGATGGGTGTGTGGTTCACTCGGAAACGAAAGCGAAAGGACCCTGGAACCTTTGTTGGATACACAATGCCTCCTTCCGCTTATTCATCTCCTCAAGGCTCAG ATGTAGTGCTCTTCAACTCGCGTTCTTCAGCTCCTCCTAAAATGAGAAGCCATTCTGGTAGCGATTACATGTATGCGTCATCTGATTCAGGCATGGTTAGCAACCAAAGATCATGGTTTTCATATGATGAGTTATCTCAAGTTACCAGTGGGTTCTCCGAGAAGAATCTTCTCGGTGAAGGAGGGTTTGGCTGTGTATACAAAGGCGTTCTTTCTGACGGAAGGGAAGTGGCAGTTAAACAGTTAAAGATTGGTGGAAGCCAAGGGGAGAGAGAGTTCAAAGCAGAAGTTGAAATCATTTCTCGGGTTCATCACCGCCATTTGGTTACACTAGTTGGTTATTGCATCTCAGAGCAACATAGGTTGCTTGTATATGATTATGTACCTAACAACACTCTCCATTATCATCTCCATG CTCCAGGAAGACCAGTTATGACTTGGGAAACTCGGGTAAGGGTCGCTGCTGGTGCAGCTCGTGGAATCGCCTACTTACATGAAGACT GTCATCCCCGCATTATTCACCGTGACATAAAATCTTCCAACATACTTCTTGATAACAGCTTTGAAGCCTTG GTTGCGGATTTTGGACTTGCAAAAATTGCACAAGAACTGGATTTAAACACACACGTCTCAACGCGCGTAATGGGAACCTTTGG GTACATGGCTCCTGAATATGCAACAAGTGGAAAGCTGTCTGAAAAAGCAGATGTTTATTCGTATGGGGTAATACTGTTGGAGCTTATAACTGGCCGTAAACCCGTAGATACGTCTCAACCACTTGGTGATGAGAGCCTTGTTGAATGG GCAAGACCCTTGCTGGGTCAAGCAATCGAGAACGAAGAATTCGACGAGCTAGTAGATCCGAGGCTAGGGAAAAACTTCATCCCAGGAGAGATGTTCAGAATGGTAGAAGCTGCGGCTGCATGTGTCCGCCACTCAGCTGCAAAAAGACCAAAGATGAGTCAAGTGGTGAGAGCTTTGGACACACTTGAAGAAGCAACGGACATAACCAACGGAATGAGACCAGGACAGAGCCAAGTGTTTGACTCGAGACAACAATCTGCTCAGATAAGGATGTTTCAAAGAATGGCTTTTGGGAGTCAAGATTATAGTTCTGACTTCTTTGATCGCTCACAGTCACATAGTAGCTGGGGCAGTCGTGACCAGTCCAGATTTGTACCTTAG
- a CDS encoding F-box/FBD-like domains containing protein (F-box/FBD-like domains containing protein; CONTAINS InterPro DOMAIN/s: F-box domain, cyclin-like (InterPro:IPR001810), FBD (InterPro:IPR013596), F-box domain, Skp2-like (InterPro:IPR022364), FBD-like (InterPro:IPR006566); BEST Arabidopsis thaliana protein match is: F-box/RNI-like superfamily protein (TAIR:AT5G38570.1); Has 1399 Blast hits to 1333 proteins in 18 species: Archae - 0; Bacteria - 0; Metazoa - 0; Fungi - 0; Plants - 1399; Viruses - 0; Other Eukaryotes - 0 (source: NCBI BLink).) has translation MDIFNGLPDDVLVKILSFVPTKVAVSTSILSKRWEFLWMWLPRLDFGSPKTDLLAFLNTCQYDKEEEVGLVDFIDKKLPLHRAPFLAMYVCWKFLMNVGMKTYFHVRHLETRQREGKSLQDILSICPVLDDLSVICSVHQDVKEFTIIVPSLQSLTLFIENCEVFDGYVIDTPLKYLKLEDVHEEEHYCLLKKMPKLREAYVDVQLDDLKSLIGSITSVKRLNHMFREKSKILGQLLKDSPNLRVLNIFKVQGHVTLSTGVDCWNQPISVPECLLESLQIFNLSHYFGKQQDLDFVVYILKNACHLKTATILADEPEHLVPNLKELTLSPRASSTCQLSIRCGLGSERS, from the exons ATGGACATATTCAATGGATTGCCAGATGATGTGCTGGTGAAGATTTTATCGTTTGTTCCGACAAAAGTTGCTGTATCCACTTCCATTTTGTCTAAGCGTTGGGAGTTTCTTTGGATGTGGTTGCCTAGACTCGATTTCGGTTCTCCAAAGACTGATCTTCTGGCTTTTCTCAACACTTGTCAATATGAtaaggaggaggaggttgGACTTGTGGATTTTATTGACAAGAAGCTGCCACTACACAGAGCTCCG TTTCTCGCCATGTACGTGTGCTGGAAATTTCTTATGAATGTTGGGATGAAAACATATTTCCATGTACGTCACCTTGAAACTCGACAACGTG AAGGAAAATCTCTTCAGGACATTCTATCTATTTGTCCTGTTCTTGATGATCTATCGGTGATATGTTCTGTGCATCAAGATGTTAAAGAGTTCACTATTATCGTCCCATCTCTGCAGAGTTTAACTCTCTTTATAGAAAATTGTGAGGTTTTTGATGGGTATGTGATAGATACTCCTTTAAAGTATTTGAAACTTGAAGACGTGCATGAAGAGGAACACTACTGTTTACTTAAGAAAATGCCTAAGCTGAGGGAAGCGTATGTCGATGTTCAATTAGATGATCTCAAGAGTCTTATTGGATCAATCACATCTGTCAAGCGTCTTAACCATATGTTCAGAG AAAAGTCGAAAATCCTTGGCCAGTTGCTCAAGGATTCTCCTAACTTGCGAGTATTGAATATCTTTAAAGTGCAA GGTCATGTGACTCTTTCTACTGGTGTGGATTGTTGGAATCAACCGATTTCTGTACCCGAATGCTTGCTGGAGAGTCTACAAATATTCAACTTGTCACATTACTTTGGAAAACAGCAAGATctagattttgttgtttacatCTTGAAGAACGCTTGTCACTTAAAGACGGCAACAATCCTGGCTGATGAACCCGAACATCTTGTTCCAAACCTTAAGGAGCTGACACTTTCTCCCAGAGCTTCAAGCACATGCCAACTAAGTATTCGCTGCGGACTTGGATCAGAAAGGAGTTGA